Within the Hermetia illucens chromosome 6, iHerIll2.2.curated.20191125, whole genome shotgun sequence genome, the region TGGGCATTTTATTTTAGGCGTTATAATTGTAATAAATCATGAATACAATGAGGAAACACTTCTTTGGTACCGACGCGACGTAGCATATGCTAGTTACCTCTCAAGTTACAACCTTGACACTTAAATTAACAAATCCATAAGGGGCCGCGCGCTTTACCTCTAATTTAATTATGCGTTTGttatagtatcaggccagggtactccgatgatatgacgaaGAGAGGTattgatgaaggcttggagctaTTGAGTAAGagtagagttcactttccatgtgccactaacatatagcaacacagaaaaaacactagcaaAAATCACTCTCAGCttcatcttggtgttgaaaacatcggcgagttggaagtcccgcctactgaagacggcggacaaataatgccaccaccacgtatagaagaagcagtccgtgcaattcatcggcttacaaattataagtcgccagaagccggtggaattacagccgaaatggttaaatatagaggcgaccaattacaccaaacttgtgctcaaggtatgggacagagaatcaatacctgacgactggcacagaggcattatctgtctcattaataaaaagggagatattacacaatTATAGAGaaatcacgttactgagtaccatctataagatatttcccactatcttgctaagccggatagccccatgcgcccacaacatcattggcccataccaaagaggctttactacaggcaaatcagcagcagatcagattctctctgcggcaatcgatgcaaaactgttggaatatggacatcatttgcaccacctcttcatcgactttaaagccccatatgatagcacagccagcgtaaaactgtacacagccatgagggaattcggtatcccgacgaaactaataagactgactaggctgaccctgaccaatgtgcgaggagaccaaataaaaacaacaggattactctcaaaaccattcgacatatACAACGGTctatgtcctctttaacctggccctcgagaaagtgatccgtgatgctgaggtaaatgcaagaggtacgatcctctttaagtccacccaactactagcctatgctgacgatatcagcatcatgggaagagcgacccgagacatacaaactgccttcatccctgatcgagcaggcggccatcggcgcgagatcttgagctgcacatcaatgaaagcaaggcaAAGTggatgatggcaacgtcagcaccgaaaaccaaccaatcaacaacatcaaaccgcacacgataaaatccgtctcaataggttatggtgggcgggtcatttaatccgtatggatgtgggtgatccagcccggaaagtctataagggcaatatctatcatagaaaaagaagacgagaccctgcctgaaatggagcgatggcgtaggccaagataccagacagcttttagggatatccaattggtggacttcggcgcaaaaccgggatgtctggagtcccttattaaggcaggcctagaccggataccggttgttgtatcgttgatgatgatgatgaaaagtcgTTTCGAAAGCGGTAATAATACAAAATCTTCAGGTTGTGAACCCACAAATCTCTATGCCTtatagtcgccttttacgacataGAACATTTTGGCTGCTTTTTAGGCCCCAACTCAAAGAGCCCGCTATTATACATTACTGCGTTAACTAGTTCAAATATGTAAGCGGGGCCCTTGACAATTATCTGCAAGAGGATGGGACTAGAGACAACCGAAGCCGAAAAAAAGCCAATAGCTAGACAGGCGAAAACGGAAGAGAGAGAAAAATTATCGGCTCGACTGCCTGTGAAAGGTTAAACATTTCGCATCGGACCCAAAGTGTTGGAAAAAACCCGTGCCAAAAAGAACAATTTTGGAATGGAAGAGATAGTACCCCTGATTCTTATTCGATCCCCAATCCATGAGGACATCCATGAGGATATTCGTTTTTATATTTATGCTATCTCCCACTGTAGACTAAAAACTTACATAAcctagcattaagtgtgatgataatggaaACTGAAACACAGACCCAATGAAAACTAAGACTGTgtagaatgaaatgaaaaactctTTATGATGGTTATCATCACCAACTTTATATTCACTGAATGATGAtagtttttatttctttatccaGATTTATTGAGTACACCTAATATAGAGTGCAACTATATATTTCTACAATTTCTACATAAGCAGTTACTTCAATTCAAACCTTATCCTTTTTTATAAAAGACGTCATCCTTACTATTTACTCTAATGAGCTCAAGATCATCAACATTGTATACATAGCCTTCATTACCTGTGCAATgacgaaaaaaaagtaaaagatatATTTAAGAGAAAGATGATAAATATGATGCTGATTCTTTAAATACTAAATGAGTATATGATGGTGTTCATCAGTAATGTATGTGCATAGTATAAGGCGGAACAAacgtttttgaaaatataaaaagtttAACTGGCAACgccgcctctcagccttgatgaatatcagaacatatagggggccaatataaactcggaccactatctcgttggcatagtgctctgagctcgaattacagcaccacccagaatcccctctgataatcaagtcagaataaatactgaaaccattcacaagacagccctccgtaacacctataaaggggaaatggataggCAATAACGTTATCTAAcatatgtcctggagatgaagtatcaacaaatgatcttcacaatcacccgaaGAACGTTAGCaataatacggccacaaacatacttggccccagctgcaagaaaagtcggagcggctggtttgacgatgaatgtaagttagcaacggaacggaagaattctgcataccgagtaattttgcacTGTCAAAGAATGGGGGAACACGCAGTGACTTATCACGGACTCCGGCgatcggagaagcgacttcacagatggaaaaagaaagcctgggagaaccaacaaatctgtgaactagaaaaatacagggagcaaccgcaccaggcgcggaagttctaccaacaagtcggcaggatgaagccctattcacttcgatgctcatcctaccgagacaaagaggaagatcggatttccgacggaatgggcatattagagggatgggttgagtattttgatgaactgctcaacaaccaatatatcggcgagttggaggtcccgccaactaaaaacgacggacaaatacgactggcaaagaggcattatctgtcttatacataaaaagggggatatcacgcagtgcagcaattatgaaggtatcacgttgctgagtaccatctataagatattctccactatcttgctaggccggatagccccatatgcacacaacatcattggaccataccaaagaggcttcactctaggcaaatcaacaacagatcagattttctctgtgcggcaagtgatggaaaaactattgaaatatggacatcagctgcaccatcttttcatcgactttaaagcccacaatgacagcatagccagagtaaaagtgTACaaggccatgggagaattcggtattccgacgaaattgataagactgattaggttgaccctgaccaatgtacatttgacgtcaacaacggtctacgacaaggggatccccgatcatgcatccttttcaacctggccctggagaaagtgattcgagaagcatcatcttcttcaagtccacccaactactggcttacgctgacgatattaacatcaCGGGAAAAACAACccccatccagatcgagcaggcggcgcgagatcttagactgcacattaatgaaggcaagacgaagtacatggtggcaacgtcagtgctaaaaacaaaagaacgaacaacattgaatcgcaccggtcaaacgaaaacaatgaagacaaGAGGCTATaattttgagaccattgaaaatttctcctatctagtgtcgaaaatcacaaccgataacagcgatgACGGTTAAatcctcgcacggttgttggcagccaacagagcctgtttcagcttacaaaaactgcttcatTCGAAacacctcaccatagggtcaaagctcttactgtacaaggctatgatcttgccagtccttatatattcctcggagacttgggttcttagcaaaaaaactgcgtactcctggccgcgttcgagagaagaatcgtccgaaaaattattggtcccctacatgaggatgaacgattccatagcctacataaagacgaaatctatgagcaataccatgtccgtctggtcgtggataaaatccgggtcaacaggttgcggtgggcgagtcacttaatccgtatgggtgaggatgatccagcccggaaagtctataaggccaatatctatggtagaaaaagaagacgaggcagaccctgcctgagatagagcggaTGACGTAGATCAgaacgccggacagcttttaggataccggttgttgcgccgttgatgatgatgaatatcaaTTTAAAGTAGTGTTGACTGTCCATCGAGGAAAATTCGTAATTCATTAAAATATAAATCGCAATTCAAAATACCTGTGCAACGTGCCACAATGCTAAATTCATTGAGCATGTAATCAGATACTAGGAAAATTCTTTCGCACCGACAACCAAATGAAAAGTGAATTGGAAGTGGGGGCAAGCGTAGAAACTATTCGTAGGCATTTGTGGGAACGCGATTTAGCAGAACGCAGTACAAGTGTAATTTTTAGCGCCATACTCACGTGTGCGCAGAACTGTTTGAATTGTGAATATTATTTTCCTCATTCTATTGGACAGACTTACACTAGCAACTGCCATCTTCGCCGAAAGGCAGCAATTTCAACTGGCCTCCTTTAGGAGGATTCACTCAACGTAAGAGACATTGAAATTCGTTGAATAGGGAATATCATGATGGAAAGACCCCACGGCTTGAATTTAGCTGCCATCATCGAAGGAGAAATATCACATTTGTAATTATGTTGCACGAATTCGTTAAGAGCCTTGCAGCGCACACTGTTAAGctgtaaaggttttatgttcaataACTTCTGCAACAAATTGTCTAACAAACCTACGCAAAGCACCGATAGAgtgttaaaaaaaagaaataagcgCCAAGCTAATATCTTCACTTACCGACATAAAAGTAGCCAAGGTTATTGGTATTTGTTTTCCAGCCAATATAATTTTCTTCTCCTGCGCCATCTGCATGAATATAATAAGATGTTTCCGGAATCTTGGTGAtaagtccatccagtttgacGAGTACAACATAAAGACCATTTGGTCTGTTTTTTCCATAAACTTATTCGAATAGTAACAGGATGGAAAAATTTCTACAATTTCCGCTACCATGAATATAAACACAGCTGCAGTTTCGATTAACGACAGTGAGAATCTCAGATATATCAGACCCGAGGTTGAAAAAACGAGAATGGATAtaataaattgaatgaaaatagtATAAGAAATACTATCCTGTATTAGTTTGAAGATACTGTAAAGACAAATAGGAAcacaaatattattatatatattactcTGTTGCAAAAATGCTCATCAAACTAGGACAAAAACATCATCTGATCAAAACATACTTCATTACTATCCGGTGATCCTCAAGACACTGTATAAAATCTTGGAAGCTTTCGTCCTCCGTTTTTTGTGGATCATAGTGAATATTTGCAAACCGTTCCATTATTATCTGCAGATGAGCACTCAATACACAAAGATACAAAGCCCCAATAAAATCATTTGCCATCTGTTCCAGCGCGAATTGTATCTGAAATATGGTCTGCATAAACAATGACCCCCAATACAGAAAAGCGTTCTTCCTCCAATCATATGGGAACCAAGTATCGAATCCAAGTTTAGTACGGTGCGAAAGTCCCGCAGCAAGGGCATACGTTAAATTTCCCCCGACATAAAACATGATACCACTCAGTGAAATCAACCTGCAGAAGTTGAACACCCTTCTTAGTTTATCCTTTTGCTTGTCCGTCATAGGTTGACTATCCAAACTTTTTAGTTGTTTATTGATTTCAATGAGGCTGGGTCTTAGCCTCAGAATTACAAAGAATTTGATGGAGCAGCCAGTCGCACAAATGTTCATAGGAACATTGTCCAATAACTGCCCCAGATTGTTTATGAAAAACAGCTCGATGATGTATGAGGAGTTGTAAAAAATATTAGTGAGAATATAATTACTAACAACGTGTATTTTGTGTCGAAAGCAATAGTCCTCGATTATAAACATTCCTTGTAACTTCAAAGTAAAATAAACCACTCCGAAAGCCCGGAtactttcaattttgttttccgGACTGATTAACCTCTTTGGATTTTTCAAGGACATTTCAACTTCGCACTATTTTGCTTTATTCTATCGACTTTTTACTAGTAAGCGAACGTATACAGAAAAGGACTCACTTGGACCGCTCGAAGCACAATAACTATCTTTTATACAGAGAACTATACACTGACCTCCCAGCAATGGTGACAAGGTAAATACCAGTCTCTTTCGTTAAATACTTGACAGCGTGGAAAATATCTATTTATAATAAAAGTACATTCAGTAAGGAATGAGTACTCCAACACTCCGTTGAATGTGATTCTCAGGCAATTTTTTCCAAGAGGATGGACAATACTGCATATTTAACATGACACTTTTGAAACGAGTTGTTTCACCCTTAAGAACAACTTCTCAGAACATTCCATTCTATATGTGTAATTGCTTTAAGTCTTTTTTTCCCCAGGTGTTATTCATTGAATCAGGATGGAAGGCTTATGAATTTATACAGACAATCAATTCTGCGAGATGGCCACCATAATACCGTAGAAAGCAAAGTAGAGGATGAAGTCTTCCTATGCCCCAACTTTGAGCAAAACGGAAGCCCTATCTTCATCGCTTCAAGTATaatagattttgttgattttttatatgaaaatatttttaagctTAATACTTTGATTTGtataaagctcttattgtatttGAAGTACGTCAACAAATTCACTTTAATGTGGTACTGATAATCAATGTACATATGATGTCTTAGTGTTCAGACAATTTACCCAAAAGAGATAgcttactgtaactttgttgataaaagCAGGACTTCCACCAAACAGAAGTCAAACCTCCAGGGCCTCATGGATGCTCACCACCGCTTGAACATTGCCTCACCACCCAAACAACTAATCGTGTCGAAACTACCTTGCTCCACCACTTCAAACAATGTTCTCGCCTTGCCTACAACAAAAGTAAGACAAACTGAATTCCATTACCTCTCGGTGACATTGAATGATTTTTCAAAAAGCGTAAAACTTTTTCACCAAAATGTAatgggtctaaggaccaagccaGTTTTAGCTTATCTGCCCAATattcattaatgcaaataggaagacaCGACTATTTCAATATGGGAAAAGTAAGCCAGACGAGCCAGGTAGTATCACATATGATGTAGAATATATGCAGGACATCGTTGAATTACCGATCTCAAACAAATAGGTATTATCATTGTCAGCGTCAACTATATGCCgataactga harbors:
- the LOC119659863 gene encoding odorant receptor 42b-like isoform X4 — its product is MSLKNPKRLISPENKIESIRAFGVVYFTLKLQGMFIIEDYCFRHKIHVIQFALEQMANDFIGALYLCVLSAHLQIIMERFANIHYDPQKTEDESFQDFIQCLEDHRIVMNIFKLIQDSISYTIFIQFIISILVFSTSGLIYLRFSLSLIETAAVFIFMVAEIVEIFPSCYYSNKFMEKTDQMVFMLYSSNWMDLSPRFRKHLIIFMQMAQEKKIILAGKQIPITLATFMSVMKAMYTMLMILSSLE
- the LOC119659863 gene encoding odorant receptor 33a-like isoform X3, which produces MFYVGGNLTYALAAGLSHRTKLGFDTWFPYDWRKNAFLYWGSLFMQTIFQIQFALEQMANDFIGALYLCVLSAHLQIIMERFANIHYDPQKTEDESFQDFIQCLEDHRIVMNIFKLIQDSISYTIFIQFIISILVFSTSGLIYLRFSLSLIETAAVFIFMVAEIVEIFPSCYYSNKFMEKTDQMVFMLYSSNWMDLSPRFRKHLIIFMQMAQEKKIILAGKQIPITLATFMSVMKAMYTMLMILSSLE
- the LOC119659863 gene encoding odorant receptor 33a-like isoform X2 is translated as MSLKNPKRLISPENKIESIRAFGVVYFTLKLQGMFIIEDYCFRHKIHVLLDNVPMNICATGCSIKFFVILRLRPSLIEINKQLKSLDSQPMTDKQKDKLRRVFNFCRLISLSGIMFYVGGNLTYALAAGLSHRTKLGFDTWFPYDWRKNAFLYWGSLFMQTIFQIQFALEQMANDFIGALYLCVLSAHLQIIMERFANIHYDPQKTEDESFQDFIQCLEDHRIVMNIFKLIQDSISYTIFIQFIISILVFSTSGLIYLRFSLSLIETAAVFIFMVAEIVEIFPSCYYSNKFMEKTDQMVFMLYSSNWMDLSPRFRKHLIIFMQMAQEKKIILAGKQIPITLATFMSVMKAMYTMLMILSSLE
- the LOC119659863 gene encoding odorant receptor 33a-like isoform X1 is translated as MSLKNPKRLISPENKIESIRAFGVVYFTLKLQGMFIIEDYCFRHKIHVVSNYILTNIFYNSSYIIELFFINNLGQLLDNVPMNICATGCSIKFFVILRLRPSLIEINKQLKSLDSQPMTDKQKDKLRRVFNFCRLISLSGIMFYVGGNLTYALAAGLSHRTKLGFDTWFPYDWRKNAFLYWGSLFMQTIFQIQFALEQMANDFIGALYLCVLSAHLQIIMERFANIHYDPQKTEDESFQDFIQCLEDHRIVMNIFKLIQDSISYTIFIQFIISILVFSTSGLIYLRFSLSLIETAAVFIFMVAEIVEIFPSCYYSNKFMEKTDQMVFMLYSSNWMDLSPRFRKHLIIFMQMAQEKKIILAGKQIPITLATFMSVMKAMYTMLMILSSLE